The following coding sequences lie in one Arachis stenosperma cultivar V10309 chromosome 5, arast.V10309.gnm1.PFL2, whole genome shotgun sequence genomic window:
- the LOC130981267 gene encoding uncharacterized protein LOC130981267 yields MEASQNQSANFNSMDPQSIANFLSQISAIQAHVAKNTGNPMQDPASPYFLHPGESPGNHLIPVTLNAHNYNSWSRAMLLALKSKNKLKFIDGSITKPNENDPLFEAWERCNTYIVSWINLSLSPDIAGSVIWNNSASDLWRDLRRRYYQGDKFRVAELQEELFQLKQGDASITAYYTKLKSIWEDLDNFRPVPNCESCDSICSCGLKVMREYRHEDHTTRFLKGLSEQYSVPRSQLMLMDPLPDIDTAFSMLTQQERQFNESQETKIFFNKATPNFNDDRNKGRGKGRGRSNPIGRENEN; encoded by the coding sequence ATGGAAGCAAGTCAAAATCAGTCTGCAAACTTCAATTCAATGGATCCCCAATCAATCGCAAACTTCCTAAGTCAGATTTCAGCAATCCAAGCTCATGTGGCCAAGAACACAGGCAATCCGATGCAAGATCCAGCAAGTCCATATTTTTTGCATCCTGGTGAAAGTCCTGGTAATCATTTAATTCCAGTTACATTGAATGCACATAACTACAACTCTTGGAGCAGAGCCATGTTGTTAGCCTTGAAATCAAAGAACAAACTGAAGTTCATTGATGGTTCGATAACAAAACCAAATGAGAATGATCCCTTATTCGAAGCCTGGGAGAGGTGCAATACGTACATTGTGTCATGGATAAATCTGTCCTTGAGTCCAGATATTGCAGGAAGTGTCATATGGAATAACAGTGCCTCAGATCTTTGGAGAGATTTAAGACGCAGATACTATCAAGGTGACAAGTTCAGAGTGGCTGAATTACAAGAGGAACTCTTTCAATTGAAGCAAGGAGATGCTAGTATAACAGCTTACTACACAAAGCTGAAATCGATTTGGGAGGATTTGGACAATTTTAGGCCCGTTCCTAACTGTGAATCTTGTGATTCAATTTGCTCTTGTGGATTGAAAGTCATGAGAGAGTATAGACACGAAGACCACACAACCAGATTTCTCAAGGGACTTAGTGAACAATATTCAGTTCCTAGATCACAATTGATGCTTATGGATCCTCTGCCTGACATTGACACTGCCTTTTCCATGCTTACACAGCAGGAGCGACAATTTAATGAATCTCAAGAAACCAAAATCTTCTTCAACAAAGCAACACCAAACTTCAATGATGATAGAAATAAAGGGAGAGGCAAAGGAAGAGGAAGATCTAATCCAATTGGAAGAGAAAATGAGAATTAG